In Aquificaceae bacterium, the sequence GATAGCCCTGGGAATACCTGTGAAAAACCCTAAAAAACTTGAAAATTTCTTAAAACTTGAAAATTTCTTTGCGGAGGTAAGGCATGAAGCATCTTGTCTGGCTTGATGAAGTGGGCATTGAGGACATACCACTGGTAGGGGGCAAAAACGCCTCTCTTGGTGAGATGATAAGAAACCTGTCCTCTCTTGGTGTAAACGTGCCCTATGGCTTTGTGGTCACCTCTGAAGCCTATTATGAATTCATAAGGTATAACCACCTTGAAGAGGAGATAAGAAAAATCCTGCGTGGGCTTGACCCAAAGGACGTGGTGGACCTTGCAAAAAGAGGCCATCAGATAAGAGAGCTCATAAAGGGTGGAGAATTTCCAAAGGAGATTGAAGAGGGAATAAAGACATACTATCAGAGGCTTTCGGAAAGGTATGGCTCCTTTGCCGTTGATGTGGCGGTGCGTTCTTCAGCCACTGCAGAAGACCTGCCTCATGCCTCCTTTGCAGGACAGCAGGAAACCTACCTGAATGTGGTGGGAGCGGAGAACGTGCTCACTGCGGTAAAGAATGGCTTTGCCTCCCTCTTTACCGACAGAGCCATATCCTACAGAGAATCCTTTGGCTTTGACCATTTCAGGGTTGGCATAGCCATGGGAGTTCAGAAGATGGTCAGGTCAGACATGGGTGCCTCTGGTGTAATGTTCACCCTTGACACAGAATCTGGCTTCAAGGATGTGGTGGTAATAAATGCCTCCTACGGACTTGGAGAGCTTCTGGTGCAGGGCATGGTAACCCCAGACGAATATATGGTCTTTAAGCCCACACTTCAGGCTGGATACTCGGCAATAATTGAGAAAAAGCTCGGAAGGAAGGATAGAAAGATGGTCTACGGCACAGGACAGGAGAGGGTAAAGGTGGTAAATGTATCCCTTCAGGAGCAGAAGCAGTTTGCCCTCTCTGACGACGAGATTCTTCAGCTTGCCAGATGGGGAATTCTCATAGAGGACTACTACTCAAGAAGGAACGGAAGGTGGATGCCCATGGACATAGAATGGGCAAAGGATGGTATCCTGAACCAGCTCTTTGTGGTGCAGGCAAGACCGGAAACGGTCCACTCAAGAAGGGAGGAGAATATTCTCAAGGTTTACAAGTTCACTCAGCCCATAGAGGAAAGAATCAAGAAGAGAATCGTATACGGCATTGCCGTTGGTGACAAGATAGCCCATGGAAAGGTAAGGGTCATACATGACCTTAAGGATGCAGGGCAGTTTCAGGAAGGGGAAATACTGGTTACCGACATAACAGACCCAGACTGGGAGCCCGTAATGAAGAAGGCTATGGGCATAATAACCAACAGGGGTGGAAGAACGGCCCATGCAGCCATAGTGGCAAGAGAGCTGGGAATCCCCGCCGTGGTTGGCACCCACAAGGCAACGGAGATACTCAAAACGGGCATGGAAGTGACCCTCTCCTGTGCGGAGGGTGAGATTGGTTATGTCTATGAAGGTTATGTGCCCTTTGAGGTGGAGGAGATAAACCTTCAGAACCTGCCAAGGACCAGCACCAAGATAATGATGAACGTGGGCAATCCTGAGTCTGCTTTCAGATATTCTTCTTTGCCCAACGACGGTGTTGGTCTTGCAAGAGAGGAGTTCATAATAGCCAATTACATAAAGGTCCATCCCCTTGCCCTTCTGCACTATGGAGAAATAAGAGAGCTCTACCAGGATCTCAGAACGCAGGGTCTTTTGGATGACAGGGGCAACGTGAGTATGGGCGTAATATACAGGTATGCAAAGCCACCGCTGTCTGAAAAACTTGCGAAGGGCAAGGACAGGAAGCAGGTCAACCTTCAGAAGCTCATAGAAGACATAGAAAGCCTGACCTTTGGATACGAGGACAAGGCCCAGTATTTTGTAAAGAAGCTCTCCTACGGAGTTGCAAAGATATCCTCCGCCTTTTATCCCAACCCCGTTATAGTTAGGTTTTCAGACTTCAAGTCCAACGAATACAGGGGGCTCATAGGTGGTGAGCTCTTTGAGCCGGAAGAGGAAAACCCCATGCTGGGCTGGAGGGGTGCTTCAAGGTATTACTCTGAGGTATACAAAGAGGCCTTTGGTCTTGAGTGCCAGGCAATCCTTAGGGTCCGTAACAAGATGGGCTTGACAAACACAAAAGTTATGATACCATTTTGTAGAACACCCGAGGAGGGAGAAAGGGTGCTTAAGGTGATGGAGGAATATGGACTGAGGAAGGGGGAGAATGGTCTTGAAGTTTATGTGATGGCTGAACTTCCAAGCAACGTCATACTTGCAGACAGGTTTGCAGAGATATTTGATGGCTTCTCCATAGGTTCCAATGACCTCACACAGCTCACCCTCGGACTTGACAGGGATTCGGGTCTTGTTGCCCACCTCTACGACGAGAGGAATGAGGCGGTAAAGAGGTTCATAGCCCACCTGATACAGGTTGCCAAGGAAAAGGGAAGAAAGGTGGGAATATGCGGCCAGGGACCTTCAGACTTTCCTGAGTTTGCCGTCTTTCTTGTGGAGCAGGGTATAGACAGCATATCCCTGAACCCAGACTCAGTGCTAAAAACCATGCTTGTGGTTGCCGATGCAGAAAACAGAATGAGGGAGATGGTGCCATGAACATAAGCCTTGCCTTTCCGCCCATACTGGGGGGAGTAAAGACCGTTGTTGGCATGCACTTTACAGACAGGGTTATAAGGCTACTGGAGCTGGGAAAGGATAGAAAGCCAGCATCTGAGCCTCTTGAGGTAAGCCTTGAGGGGAGGGATAAGGAAAGGGTGCTGAAGGAGCTTGTTCAGAGGCACGGACTTTCTGGCAAAAGGGTAGTTGCCTGCATACCCGTCAACGATGGGCTTCTCAAGTTCTACAAGTATCCCACAGCCATGAGTAAAAAAGACCTCCAGAGTGCCATAGAGTGGTCTATAAAGAGAGAGCTCTCCGCCATGAAGGAGGAAACCTACTATGACTACTTTATACTCGAGCCGAGTCCAGGAGACAAACAGATTGGTGTTGTCCTTGTTCTTTCACGCAAGGAAACCGTTGAAGGAATAAGAAACATGCTCCAGTCTGCGGGTCTAAAGCTCCATTCACTGGACTATGAGGTGGTGGCCATCATAAACTATGGACTCTATCACAGGCTTCCTGTGCCCTTCTCTGTTCTTTACATTGATTACAACTACTCCATACTCACCACCTATTCACCCACCAACATAAGCTACTACGTGACCTACTGGAGCTTTTCAGAATTTCTCAAAAGCAGAGACGAGGAATCTCTTGAGAGCTTCTTTGCTGAGATAAGAAACATAGTTGTCCTCAACGACCTCTCCAGCATGTATGTGGCAGGACCCATAATTGCAGAGGAGGAAATGCTTACCAGAATAATGGAAAACCTTCCCATACTGGGGCTTCTGGACCTTGAGGGGGTTAAGCCAAACTTCTTTATTCCGTATATACTAAGTATAAGGGGGATGGAAGGATGATTAAGATAAACCTTGCGAGGGTGAGGAAAGAAAGACCTGAGAAGGCTGTAGCCGTAGACATCGCAGCCATCAGAAGACTGAGGCTTCGGGACCTATTCAAGGCGGGCGGCGAGTATTACGCAGGGATTGTGCTCTGGATTGGAGTTGTGGCAGTTCTTGGATACTACTGGAAGGTAAATCAGGATGTGGATGCCCTAAAAGCTGAGCTTAACAGGCTGAACGCAGAGAAGGTAAAGCTTCAGACAGAGGCAAAGAGGTTTCTTGATGAGAAAAAGGCTGTGGAGGAAAGAATAGCAAGAATAAAGAAGGAGATTCAGGATATTGAGAGGAGTAAGGATATAATTCTTGGGCTGAAATCTTACTACGAACCTTTCAATTCGGGCTTTCTCTTCTACACCTCTTACGTGCCAAAGGCTTCATGGGTCAGCTCTTACAGGCAGAACCTTGACCTGGACAGGCAGATGCTCGTAACAGAGCTTGAAGTTAATTCCCTTGACTACAACAGCCTCAGCAACTACGGTAAGACCCTCGGGACAGGCTCTCAGAGGGTAATGCTCACACAGTTGGAGAGAAAACTCAATCCCCATGGTTTTGAATACTACAGCATAAAGCTGAATACAGAGAGAGAGCTTCAGGAAGGGAGGTAAGATATGGAGAGGCTCGTAGCACAGCTTAAGGCGCTTCCACCGTGGCAGAGGTACGCCATTCTTATATTAATACCCCTTGCTCTCATTCTCTATCTCTGGTTTATGATGGTCACGCCGGCTCTTGATGAAAGAAGCAAGCTTGAGATGGATGTTAGGAATCTTAAGGCGGATATAGAGAGGATAAAGGCTGGTATAGACCCAAAGATAATGGAGGGTTTGAAAAGGCAGGAGGAGGATTTGAGGGCAGAATACTCAAAAAAGTATGAGGAGCTCATTAACCTTGTGGGTGAAATACCCACGGAGAAGGACATGGGTATCGTGCTCAGAAACATAGGTAACATAGCCAGAAAAAGCGGAGTGCTCATACTGGGGATGCAGGTTACAAAACCTGAAAAGGTTGAATACTACCTGGCTCAGGATGCGGAAAAGAAGCTCGTAAAGGAGGTTCCAAAGCCAAAGGAGGGTCAGCAGGCTCAGCAGCAAGCCCAGCAGCCTGCACAACAACAGCCTGCACAACAGCCCGTACAACAGCCTCAACAGAAAGTGGAAAGCGTGGCTTTTCTCAGAAGTGAGCTGAAGCTCTCCCTGACCGGGGACTACAGAGGGGTCAGAAACTTCCTTGAAGGGCTCAGAAAAGAGGGTATAATATCCTACCCTTCCAGCCTCAACCTCATCAACGAAGGCAACAGGGTCAGGACAGAAATAAACCTTTATTTACTCATAAAGGAGGGAAAGGAGCTATGAGAAAACTTATTATTACTCTTCTTTCCATAACAGGTCTCTCCTATTCTCAGCAACCCTTTCAGAGCCTTGAGGGTGCTGTGGGCTACATAGTGGTGGAAAGGGGTGGAAAGGTTGAAAACTATGTGGTTGTTGAGGGCAAGGACGGTTCTGTAAGAACGGTAAAAGTGGACAAAAATCCCGCTCAGTTCATGAAAAAGACCGAAGAACCAAGGGAAGGAGGTAGGAAATGAAAAGGTTGCTGAGTCTGCTGACTGTTCTTCTTTTTGTAAGTCTCTCATACTCCCAGACCATAAGGGAGATGAGGTTTGAGAACGTGAAGTTAGAGATAGTCCTCAAGGCACTTTCTGAAGTTTCGGGCATGAACATAATATTTGACCCTGCCATATCTCAGGAGCTTCAGAAGACCGTGAGTGTTGCCATATACAGACCTGTACCGGTCGGCGAGGCTATGAACATAGTTCTGAAAACCCACGGGCTTATAGCCGTGCCAGCAGACACGAAAGTTTTCAGGATAACGAAGGCAGGAGACATAACCTTTGATATAGCTGGCTATACAGATACACAGGTAAAGGAACTTATAGACCTCCTGAAGGCAAGAGTGAGCCCCTCCGCAGAAATTGTCATAGACAGGACACTCAAAAAGGTCTTTGTGAGAGACGAAATCTCAAAGATAGAACAGCTCAGAAAACTTCAAAAGGATATTGAAAGGGCAAGCCTTCGGGCGGAGGTAAAAGAAGAATACATCACCAGAGTCTTTTACATAAGAAGGGACATATCCTACAAAGACATATCAAAGGCCCTTCAGGAGCTAAAGATAAAAGACATGACCATAACTGAAGCTCCAGAATTCAACGCCCTTATAATTTCAGCCCGCAGGAGCGACCTTGAAAGGGTGGAAAAAGCCCTTGAAAAGTATGTAATGGATACAAGAATAGAAAAGCCCATTCTTACAAAAGCTCTTTATGTAAAGTATGTGCCTGCGGATGAATTCAGAAGGATAATACAACCAATGCTATCAGAAGTAGGCGAGGTCTACATTCTTGGAACTGGTATTGCGGTAACAGTGGCTGAGGAGAGGGAGCTAAGAGAGCTCCAGCAGAGGGCACAGGCAATAGCGGAGAGGCTCAGAGAAGCAACCCCTGAGGAAAGGACGCTGCTTCAGCAACAGCTCCAGCAACTTCAGCAGAGACAGCAGGAGATTCAGAGGGTGCTTCAGGCACCTGCGGGACAGAGGGGTGACAGCGTGCGTATAGGTGACAGATTTCCAGATTCTGAGGATTTGGCAAGAATAGGACCTGAATACAGAAAAGACAAGTCCGCAAGGGTAATATTCCAGAATGCGGTCATAGTGAGAGACTATGCGGACGTGGTATACAGAGTTATGGAAAGGTACAGGGACATTGTCTCAGAACAACCACTTCAGATAAAGATAGAGGCAAGGGTTGTGGAACTCTCTTCCAGTGCGGTGAGGGAGCTTGGTATAAACTGGAACGCTCTTCTCTCTCAAGCAAGGGTGCCTCAATTCTGGAGTGGTGGAGGTGGCTCCAATCTGGGAATAGGTGTGTCTCCAGCGCCTGGAACGCTCTTTGGAGTACCTCAATATCTCTCTCCGGGTCTTTCCACAACTCCCGGTGGCATACTCGCCTTTACCTTCCAGAGGGGTATTCTGAACGCACTAAACCTGAGACTTTCCGCCTACGAGCAGGTGCAGAAGGCAAAGACGCTTTCAAAGCCTGTGGTAGTAACACTGAACGGAGAGCCTGCAATAATACAGAGTGTTCTTGAATTCCCTATCAGAAGAGTCACAGTGGTGCCCGGTGGAACAGCTACAGTGGACATACAGTACAAGAGAATACCGGTTTACCTTACCGTGACACCTGTTATCCTGCCCGAGGGTAATCTCATGCTGGATATAACCATTAACAAGTCTGAAATAGTCAAGCTTGAACAGATACAACTTGAGACGGGTTCTGTTTTTGACATACCCACTGTCCAGAGCCAGAGGGCGGACACAAAGGTGATAGTAAAAGATGGAGACCTCGTAGTGCTCGGGGGACTTGTCAAGGCGTTGGACAAAACCACAGAAAGAGGCATTCCTGGTCTCATGAGAGTTCCCTTCTTCAGGTGGCTCTTTATGGAGCAGAGGACGGAGAAAGAGGATTCTGAGCTTCTTATCTTTATACAGCCCACCCTTATAAGCCAGTAGGGGCTTATATTTATAGGTGGAGGATGCGGTGAACCTGACAGAGGTTGTAACCATCATCTCTGCTATAACTGTGGTTGTTGGCATAGCGGTAAGTCTGCTAAATAAGAGAATAGAAGATACCAACAGGCGTATTGACGAGCTCAGGCAGGACATGGACAGGAGGTTTACAGAACTCAAGCAGGACACTGACAGGAGGTTCACGGAGCTGAAGGAAGAGATACGGGAGATTCGTTTACTCCTCTACAAAGTCCTTGAGGTGCCTCACAAGGAGGAAAAGGAATGAACCTCACAGAGGTAATAACCATAATATCTGCCATCACTGTAGTAGTAGGTATTGCAGTGAGCCCGCTGAATAAGAGAATAGACGATACCAATAGACGAATTGATGAGCTCAGGCAGGATATGGACTGAAGGTTTACAGAACTAAAGGAGGAAATAAGAGAAATCCGTATGCTTTTATACAAAGTGCTTGAGGTTTCCCACAAGGGGGACGTGGAGTAGCCCTTTTTCGTGAAATTTTCGTGAAGTCTCTTGACATATCTCATATGCGGAGTAAACTATTATCATCCTCCGAATGCCCGGGCAGGGGAGGAAATACTCTAAAGGAGGGTTTACCATGAGAGCAATCTACGAAGCGACCGCAAGGTCAGCAAAGGCAAACAGGGGTTTCACCCTGATTGAGCTTCTTGTGGTCATAGCCATCATAGCCATACTTGCAGCCATAGCCATACCAGCCTTCGACCAGTACAGGGAAAGGTCACAGAAGGCAGCAGCCATAGCCAACGCAAGACAGTGCCTCACAGCCTATGCAGCAATTGAGGCAGGTGTAAGCACGCAAGTTCCAGCCGGTTGTCAAGGAGATGTAACCTCTTGCACCTGCACTGTAGGACAGCAGAGCGCTACATGCACAGTCGCTCAGGGCGGAGTGAACTGCCAGTAATATGAATCTTTCCTAAGCCCCCATCCGGGGGCTTTTTTGCTTTTGGGGGTTGAAAATGAGAACGGCGAGGGGTTTTACACTCGTTGAGCTTCTTGTGGCAATTGCCATTCTTGTTGTTCTTGTTTCCATTGCCATCGCCTTTTTTGGAGATGCCATAAGAAAGTCCTACAGGGCTTCTGCACTGGCTAATGCCAGAGTCTGTCTGTCGGAATATTCAGCTTCAACAGTAGAAAACGACCCATACACTCCACCTGCAGGTTGTACTCTTTCTGCTGATGGCTCATCCTGCACCTGCACAGTTTCTGGACTTGTGGGTTCAGTTACATGCACCCTCGGTGATGGCGGTTCTGTGAGCTGTCAGTAGGTTTGATTCTAAATAATCTATCTAAAACCTGCAGGTTTCCTCCCTTTCTTTTTCAGGATATACAGAAGACAGGGACTGATTCTTGATGACTATTAGCCTGGTCTGGGATGGGTCTGAAGAATATAAGGGACCGCAGAGGGTCCCGTGCCTTTCAGTAGGTGGTGGTCTTTGTCTGAATGAAGGGCACTCCAGCGGTCACGTTGGCACAGAGCGGTGGTTTCACAAAGCTGAACATGTTGCTGAGGTTCCTTACGACCTGAGAATTGAACCATATTTCAAAGTTACCGCTTATGTCTATCCTGTTGTTGGCGTTTTGACCTGTTGAATTGACTATTAACATCCCGTTTATGTCAAAGGTTCCATTTCCAGAACCTATGGAGAACTGTCTGCTGTTGCTGGTTGCGAAAACAAGACCGTTTATCTCCGCCGTGCCATTCCTGCTTATGACCATGTTGTTGTCGGTTATTATGAGAACAGGATTCTGTTCGGAACCGAGAGCACTCTGTGAGTTGAGGTCTATGTAAAAGCAACCGTTTGCTGGCGGGTCTGAACAGCTCGTGGCATTCCCTCCGCCAGTGTATAAAAGACCGCCATTCCATCTTATGTTCCGGTCATTCAGATGGATGTTGTACGCAAAGACGTTTACATTGTTGACCCTAAGACCATTTCCACCATCTTCCACTCTGCCACTCGCAACAAGCGTTAGATTCTGGCCGTTTACTGTTCCATTTCCAAGGTTTACGTTGCTGGCCGAGACTACACCTCCACCGGTGAATGTTCCAGAAAAGCTAAGATTTGCGTTGTTTCCAAGGTTTACCCTTTCACATATGGCCTGGGTGGCGTTGCCCTGTCTTTTTTCGTAGGCGGTGCCGTTCCATACAAAGCTTACAGCGTTATTTCCAGAGCCACAGGATATTGTGTTTCCTGAGGCAGTGCAACTGCTGAAGTTGTTGTTAACGCATTCCTGTGGAAGTCCGGCGGTTGAGAGGCTTGGTCTTCCATCGGTTGCAAAGCTCACTCCGAAGTTTCTTGATAAGAGGTCAAGAAGCTCAGCTCTGTTTCTTGCTCCGTCAAAGACATCTCTTGTCAGGTCCGTTCCAGGGGGAAAGGCGCTGGGTACATAAGGGTCCACAAGGGCTGTTGTTCCTCGCGGGTTATTCGGACATCTCTGAACCTCGTTTTCTCTTGGTGGGTTCTGCACCAGATTTCCTGTCAGAAGAGCCGACGTCCTGCACTGTTCTTCACAGCTGGCTATTGCTCCGGAGCCACCAAGATTTATGCCATCAAGCTCTAAAAAGTTGGCGGCTCCAAGGTTTGCATAGGTCCTTGCTGTGAGCACAGCAACCTTGACCACCCTTGCGTTTCCAATAGTTGCCCTTGACCACACAAAACATGCACCGCCCGCATCAGCTGTCTGAACCTCTACGCTTGCACCGTTGTAGTTCATTGTTCCACCAATGTTTGCACATTCAGCGCCATCAAATCTTCTTCTTGTTGCCTCCATTATTCCTGCGTTCGCAGCCTTTTCTGCAAGATGCCATCTGGATTCAGAGGTTATGGACCTAAAGCCCATCTCCGTCATATACATGCCCGCCATACCCATGATAAGCACCACAACCGCTATCACGAGCGTTGTGGCAAGAGCAAAGCCTTTTTCTCTCATGGCTATCACCTCCCGTAATACCTTGTTATCTGATACTGCCTGCCGTCTGCACTGAGGAAGGTGGCATCCACCCTGACAGACCTGCCCTGAGCCTGCACGCTGAAGTTCTGAACCCTTCCTATTCGGACTGCGTTCTCGTTATCCGTGCAGTTGCCAGCCATGTCCACCCTGTCCATCACGAGCCAATCACCATCCATACGTATGGTGATTCTGTGTGGCACACGGGTTATGTAGTCCCCGGCTCCCAGGTTGACATTGTTCCCCAGGTTTGCAGGTATGCTTACCGTATTCATACCCGTCATACAGTCTGGCTGATTCAGTGAGCCCCCAAGAGAGACCACTACAGGTCGCCCGTTGTTATCATATCCCGGCTTTATTCTTGCGTTGTGCCATACATAATAGCAGTTCTGATTTGCCCCGGTGTTTAGCCTGCAACTTATCACAGTTGCGTTGTTACCGCTTACGGCTCTTACAAACCCTATTCCGTAAAGGTTGGCATAAAAGGTCACCGAGCTACCTGCAATGTCCATACACATGGGGTCCTGTGGTGGATACTGGTTGTTGCAGGGGGGTATGAGATTGGGGTTTATGTTGCATACGTTGTTCTGGTCTGTAGTGTTTCCAGGGCAGGGTACTCCAGCCCCCCATCTTGAGAAAAGGAACTCAAGGGTGGTTATAGCATTCCTTACATCCTCGCTCATCTCAGAAACATCCCTGTTCCCCCTGAAAGCTCTGTTTGAGCCTATGAACATGCTTGCCACTGCGCCAAGTATGATGGTAGCAACCACTATGGCTACAAGAAGTTCAACGAGAGATATACCTCTGTTTTTCATGACATTCACCTCAATCAAATCTGCACACTATATCTGTAAGACTGAAGCTCCTGCCCTCAGCGGATGCTGTTGCGGTCACAGTGCTACAGGAATTGATACGGGGATTACAGCTTCCACTCACGCTGATTGATACATTAAAGCGATTGCACTGTATGTTGCCCACAGCGTTTCCACCTCTGCATGC encodes:
- the ppsA gene encoding pyruvate, water dikinase, producing MKHLVWLDEVGIEDIPLVGGKNASLGEMIRNLSSLGVNVPYGFVVTSEAYYEFIRYNHLEEEIRKILRGLDPKDVVDLAKRGHQIRELIKGGEFPKEIEEGIKTYYQRLSERYGSFAVDVAVRSSATAEDLPHASFAGQQETYLNVVGAENVLTAVKNGFASLFTDRAISYRESFGFDHFRVGIAMGVQKMVRSDMGASGVMFTLDTESGFKDVVVINASYGLGELLVQGMVTPDEYMVFKPTLQAGYSAIIEKKLGRKDRKMVYGTGQERVKVVNVSLQEQKQFALSDDEILQLARWGILIEDYYSRRNGRWMPMDIEWAKDGILNQLFVVQARPETVHSRREENILKVYKFTQPIEERIKKRIVYGIAVGDKIAHGKVRVIHDLKDAGQFQEGEILVTDITDPDWEPVMKKAMGIITNRGGRTAHAAIVARELGIPAVVGTHKATEILKTGMEVTLSCAEGEIGYVYEGYVPFEVEEINLQNLPRTSTKIMMNVGNPESAFRYSSLPNDGVGLAREEFIIANYIKVHPLALLHYGEIRELYQDLRTQGLLDDRGNVSMGVIYRYAKPPLSEKLAKGKDRKQVNLQKLIEDIESLTFGYEDKAQYFVKKLSYGVAKISSAFYPNPVIVRFSDFKSNEYRGLIGGELFEPEEENPMLGWRGASRYYSEVYKEAFGLECQAILRVRNKMGLTNTKVMIPFCRTPEEGERVLKVMEEYGLRKGENGLEVYVMAELPSNVILADRFAEIFDGFSIGSNDLTQLTLGLDRDSGLVAHLYDERNEAVKRFIAHLIQVAKEKGRKVGICGQGPSDFPEFAVFLVEQGIDSISLNPDSVLKTMLVVADAENRMREMVP
- the pilM gene encoding pilus assembly protein PilM; this encodes MNISLAFPPILGGVKTVVGMHFTDRVIRLLELGKDRKPASEPLEVSLEGRDKERVLKELVQRHGLSGKRVVACIPVNDGLLKFYKYPTAMSKKDLQSAIEWSIKRELSAMKEETYYDYFILEPSPGDKQIGVVLVLSRKETVEGIRNMLQSAGLKLHSLDYEVVAIINYGLYHRLPVPFSVLYIDYNYSILTTYSPTNISYYVTYWSFSEFLKSRDEESLESFFAEIRNIVVLNDLSSMYVAGPIIAEEEMLTRIMENLPILGLLDLEGVKPNFFIPYILSIRGMEG
- a CDS encoding pilus assembly protein, giving the protein MKRLLSLLTVLLFVSLSYSQTIREMRFENVKLEIVLKALSEVSGMNIIFDPAISQELQKTVSVAIYRPVPVGEAMNIVLKTHGLIAVPADTKVFRITKAGDITFDIAGYTDTQVKELIDLLKARVSPSAEIVIDRTLKKVFVRDEISKIEQLRKLQKDIERASLRAEVKEEYITRVFYIRRDISYKDISKALQELKIKDMTITEAPEFNALIISARRSDLERVEKALEKYVMDTRIEKPILTKALYVKYVPADEFRRIIQPMLSEVGEVYILGTGIAVTVAEERELRELQQRAQAIAERLREATPEERTLLQQQLQQLQQRQQEIQRVLQAPAGQRGDSVRIGDRFPDSEDLARIGPEYRKDKSARVIFQNAVIVRDYADVVYRVMERYRDIVSEQPLQIKIEARVVELSSSAVRELGINWNALLSQARVPQFWSGGGGSNLGIGVSPAPGTLFGVPQYLSPGLSTTPGGILAFTFQRGILNALNLRLSAYEQVQKAKTLSKPVVVTLNGEPAIIQSVLEFPIRRVTVVPGGTATVDIQYKRIPVYLTVTPVILPEGNLMLDITINKSEIVKLEQIQLETGSVFDIPTVQSQRADTKVIVKDGDLVVLGGLVKALDKTTERGIPGLMRVPFFRWLFMEQRTEKEDSELLIFIQPTLISQ
- a CDS encoding prepilin-type N-terminal cleavage/methylation domain-containing protein, whose amino-acid sequence is MRAIYEATARSAKANRGFTLIELLVVIAIIAILAAIAIPAFDQYRERSQKAAAIANARQCLTAYAAIEAGVSTQVPAGCQGDVTSCTCTVGQQSATCTVAQGGVNCQ
- a CDS encoding type II secretion system protein, which codes for MRTARGFTLVELLVAIAILVVLVSIAIAFFGDAIRKSYRASALANARVCLSEYSASTVENDPYTPPAGCTLSADGSSCTCTVSGLVGSVTCTLGDGGSVSCQ
- a CDS encoding prepilin-type N-terminal cleavage/methylation domain-containing protein; translation: MKNRGISLVELLVAIVVATIILGAVASMFIGSNRAFRGNRDVSEMSEDVRNAITTLEFLFSRWGAGVPCPGNTTDQNNVCNINPNLIPPCNNQYPPQDPMCMDIAGSSVTFYANLYGIGFVRAVSGNNATVISCRLNTGANQNCYYVWHNARIKPGYDNNGRPVVVSLGGSLNQPDCMTGMNTVSIPANLGNNVNLGAGDYITRVPHRITIRMDGDWLVMDRVDMAGNCTDNENAVRIGRVQNFSVQAQGRSVRVDATFLSADGRQYQITRYYGR